The window GAGCGAGGAGCTTCGCGAAGAAGACGTCCTGGCGGGTACTCCTGCGTACATGGCTCCCGAGCAACTCACGGGCAAAGAAGTCACGCAACGCAGCGACATCTACTCTTTGGGCCTCGTGCTCTATGAACTGTTCACCGGCAAGCGAGTTTATGAAACGCAGAACATTCACGAACTGATCGAGCTTCACGACAAGTCCTCGCCTGCGACACCCTCGAGTCATGTCAAAGACATTGACCCGCTGGCTGAGCGAGTGATCCTGCGGTGTCTCGACAAGGATCCGAAGGCGCGGCCGGCTTCCGCCGTTCAGCACGGGTGGAGCAGTCTTCAACCCGCTCACATTTACTTTTCTGCTCACCCTGCTGCGCGTGCTACTGCGCCGAAACTGGCTGGCGGGGGCAGTTGTTGTGTTGATCTCTGTGCTCCCGGGCTTACTAAGCAGCTCCCTGTCCGTTGCCGTCATGGGCTTCATTTTTGTCAGTTTGCTCGTCCTGGTGTTCATCAGGTTCGGACAGCTGGCGCTGGCCGCCAGCGCCTTAATTTTTTTCTGGCTCAACAGCCTCCCGCTCACGACAAACTTCTGGGCCTGGTATGCAGGCACTTCGCTCTTTGTGGTGTTTCTGGTGACGGCGCTGGCCGCGCTTGCGTTTTACACGTCGCTGGGCGGGCAGAAGGTCTTCAAAGGGAAGCTTCTGGAGGAGTGAATGCCCTTAGTGGAGGAGATTATGCGATTGCTAATCTTGGGAATTGCTGCCTGTCTTGTTCCGCTCAATCTCTTTGGCGCTCAACCGGCTTCGACCGCCGCTCTCCCTGCCAGGTTCGCTGAGCACACAATCGCCACTGATCTGAACGGCGGTTACCAGGTAGTCGTCTCAGACATCAATCACGACGGTAAACCGGATTTGATTGCCGTCGCCAGCGGATTGAATGAACTCATCTGGTTCGAAAACCCCGGATGGCAGCGTCACGTACTTGTCGGGAATATTGCCCGCCCCATCAACTGCGCGGCCTCGGACATCGATGGAGATGGCATTCCGGAGATCGCCCTGGCTCACGAATTCTCCCCCGATCCCGCAAGAAGTATCGGTACCGTGTCGCTGCTCAAACACAGGGGCGATCCTTCGCAGCCGTGGGAAATGATCGAGATTGATCGGCTCTCCACATCGCATCGGCTGCGCTGGGTCGATATTGACGGGAAGGGGAAAAAGGTTCTGGTCAACGCTCCGCTCGCCGGCGCTTTCGTAAAACCGCCTGACTACAGAGGCGCCGTTCCGCTTGTGTTCTATCGCCCGGGAATTTGGAAACGAGAGATCATCTCGCAGGAGCTTGAAGGTGTGGTGCACGGGCTCGCAGTTACGGATTGGAATAAGGACGGGCGAGAAGACATCCTGACGGCAAGCTTCCTGGGAGTCGACCTGTTCAGCTTCGGAAAGACGAAAGCGTGGGGGCGCAGCAGACTCGTCAATGGAAATCCCGATCCGTGGCCGCGAAGCGGGTCGAGCGAAATTGCCGTGGGCCGGTCGGGAAAGGATCGGTTCCTCTCCACCATCGAGCCCTGGCACGGCAACCAGGTCGTCGTCTACCGCAAGCAAGGACAGAGCTGGCAGCGGCAGGTGATTGACACGAGTCTGAACGACGGCCACGTGCTGCTGACGGCAGACCTGAATCAGGACGGAAGAGATGAAATAATCGCCGGCTATCGGGGCCAAGGGAGAAGTGTTTACATCTACTCAGCCGAAGATCCCAAGGGCAGTCGCTGGTCACGACAGGTTCTTGATGATGGCGGCATCGGGGCGGCCGGATGCGCCGTAGCTGACTTGAATGGAGATGCCAGACCGGATGTAGCTTGTATCGGCACGGCTACGACGAATCTAAAGTGGTACGAAAACCTCGCCGCAACAAGTCCGAGGAAGTAGAAGCAGAAGGCAGAAAATAGAAAATCGTCACCAATGTCCAGTCTCTCTGCCTGCTGCTCGCTCTTCCGCTAGCCTACACTATCAATTCTTCGGCACTGGAGGCGGACCGTCCGGAATGTACGGCTTGTAGACTTCGCCCTTGCTCTTATCTTTGAACTCCGCCTGAATTGCCTCACGAGTTTTCTCATCCTCAAACAAATCAACCATCGTTGCAGCGAGAGCCTTCGCCGCGTAGACCATCCCCTTGTGGCCGATTGACATTCCTCCGCACGCAACCACCGGCCACGCGTGCCACGGAGCGTCCTCGGGCGCGGTCGTCACTGATAGGTGCAACGTGGGCACGATCCAGCTCACATCGCCTACGTCCGTCGAGCCACCTTCGGGATCTTTCTTCGGTGGTTCGAGCGGCTGGACTGCGCCGTTCAAGCCCTTGGGTTGGACACTGGTCGCGCGCTGAATCGCCTTTGCGAATTCCTGCTCCTCGGACGTGTACCCGATCGGCCCGAGCCAGGTCATGTTCGCGTGGATCAGCTTAGCTCCGGTAATGTTGGCAAGCATCTCGTAATCGCCGCCCTGTATCGTGAGCTTTGATTCAACGCCTGCCATCAGTGCGGCGCCCTCAGCGATCTTTCGAGCTCGATTCAAAACCTCCTCCATGCCGGTGCGTTTCGAGTCGCGAATCCAGCACCAGAGCCTTGCATACTCAGGCACGACGTTTGGCACATCGCCGCCCTTCTGAATGACATAGTGCATTCGGACAGTCGGCTTAACGAACTCGCGCATGCGATTGAGCCCTGTTGTGAAAAACTCAAGTGCCGCAACCGCGCTTCGTCCGTTCCAGGGATCGGCGGCGGCGTGAGCGGCTTTGCCTTTGAACTCGACGATGAAATCGACGATCGCCTGCGAGCTATCGACGTCAGCTACGATCTTGTCATCAGGGTGCCACGCCAGGCAAACGTCGAGGTCCTTGAACAACCCGTCGCGAGCCATGTAGATTTTCCCGCCGATGGCTTCTTCGGCAGGAGTGCCATAGAAGCGAACTGTCCCTTTGAGCTTGCCCGCCGCGATCAACTCCTTGAGCGCAACCGCGGCTCCAAGGCTCGCCGCGCCGAACAAATTGTGGCCGCAGCCGTGACCCGCAGAACCGGCTTCCAGAGCCTCTTTTACCGGCTGAGCCTTTTGAGAAATCCCTGGCAGCGCGTCGTATTCGCCGAGGATTCCAATGATCGGCCGCCCTTGTCCGTAGCTCGCGACAAACGCGGTAGGCATCCCGGCGACTCCGCGTTTGACCTCGAACCCCTGCTTCTCGGCATAGTCGGCGAGCAGCTTCGACGACCGAGTCTCACGAAGCGCCGTTTCAGCGAAGCGCCATATCTGATCGCTCAGATTGGTAAGCTCCGCTTTGTGCTTTTCGATGGAGGCGACTGCTTCTTCTTTCTTTTTGATGTCGCCGCCGAAGGTCAGCAGGGGGTGAATCAACAGGGCGATAACCAAAATTGCAACCCTTCCCAGGCGTAGTTTCATGGGTATCCTTTCTTGGAAAATGCTTCTGCTACCGCTGGCCTAGTGACCCGTAACAGACGTTTCGCAAGCGAACAAATGGGCAATCCGTGTGAATCCGTCAAATCAGCGTCATCGGTGGTCTATGAGTTCGTAAGAATCGCATTGCCGGGGTGGCATAGACCACCGATGACGCTGATTCGGCGGATTTGCGCGGATACGACTCCTTCATCAGTGAAGCGGATGTTACAGTCCGACTAGTTCGCAGCTTGCCTTGCTGCCTTGCACTCTTCGCACGGGCACAGATCTCGGAGCCGTTCCCACGTATATATGCCGTCGTCGTGCCGGTCGCTAAACAAGAACTTCACACCGTAGCGGCCTACGTGCTCGGCGCTCAGGACCGTCAAGTCTTCGGCAACCGTCCTCGGATCGAGTACGCGAAGACCGGTCACTTCGCTGACGCAGTTGGCGCACATGCATTCCGACCTCAGATACTTGATCGCGTAGATGCTCACATGACCGTCGTCCCATCGGACGGTGATCTCGTGCGGACCGGTCTTCTTTATCTCGAGCGGAGTTGGCATAAGGGACGTCAGTAGTCCGTAGTCCGTAGTCCGTGGTCCGTGGTCCGTGGTCAGCTAGACAGAGTACCCCAGGTTGGACCTCAACTGACTACGGACCACGGACTACGGACTACTGACCCATTTCACTTGTGTTTCCATCGAGGAGGACGCTTGGCGATGAAAGCCTCAACGCCTTCTTGCGGGTCCTTGAAAGACATCAGCTCGTTAAGGTAGATATCCTCCGCGCGTTTGAGCGCCTCATCGAAACCGAGGCCCCACGTCTGAACCATCGCCCGACGCGCCATCTCCAGTCCGGGGACGCTCATCTGCCGAAACGCTCCGAGCAACTCCTCTGCTTTCGCCTCCAGAGCGTTTTCGGCGACGACGTGATTGACCAGGCCTAGCGACTGCGCGGCTTCGGCAGTCAACAACTCGCCAGTCAATATCATCTCGCGCGCTTTCTTCTCACCGATCACCTTCGGCAAAAGGAAGGCGGCAACCGGCGGAAAGACGCCGAGTTTGATCTCGGGCTGACCGAACCGCGCGGAGCCACTGGCAATGACGATGTCGGCAAAGGCGGCAAGCTCGCACCCACCGCCCAGCGCTGCGCCTCCGACCAGCGCAATCACCGGCTTCGACACCGCGTTGAGCGAGCGAAAGATCGAATGAAAGCCGTCAAGCATCTGAAACACCGTTTC is drawn from Acidobacteriota bacterium and contains these coding sequences:
- a CDS encoding VCBS repeat-containing protein; protein product: MRLLILGIAACLVPLNLFGAQPASTAALPARFAEHTIATDLNGGYQVVVSDINHDGKPDLIAVASGLNELIWFENPGWQRHVLVGNIARPINCAASDIDGDGIPEIALAHEFSPDPARSIGTVSLLKHRGDPSQPWEMIEIDRLSTSHRLRWVDIDGKGKKVLVNAPLAGAFVKPPDYRGAVPLVFYRPGIWKREIISQELEGVVHGLAVTDWNKDGREDILTASFLGVDLFSFGKTKAWGRSRLVNGNPDPWPRSGSSEIAVGRSGKDRFLSTIEPWHGNQVVVYRKQGQSWQRQVIDTSLNDGHVLLTADLNQDGRDEIIAGYRGQGRSVYIYSAEDPKGSRWSRQVLDDGGIGAAGCAVADLNGDARPDVACIGTATTNLKWYENLAATSPRK
- a CDS encoding amidohydrolase; amino-acid sequence: MKLRLGRVAILVIALLIHPLLTFGGDIKKKEEAVASIEKHKAELTNLSDQIWRFAETALRETRSSKLLADYAEKQGFEVKRGVAGMPTAFVASYGQGRPIIGILGEYDALPGISQKAQPVKEALEAGSAGHGCGHNLFGAASLGAAVALKELIAAGKLKGTVRFYGTPAEEAIGGKIYMARDGLFKDLDVCLAWHPDDKIVADVDSSQAIVDFIVEFKGKAAHAAADPWNGRSAVAALEFFTTGLNRMREFVKPTVRMHYVIQKGGDVPNVVPEYARLWCWIRDSKRTGMEEVLNRARKIAEGAALMAGVESKLTIQGGDYEMLANITGAKLIHANMTWLGPIGYTSEEQEFAKAIQRATSVQPKGLNGAVQPLEPPKKDPEGGSTDVGDVSWIVPTLHLSVTTAPEDAPWHAWPVVACGGMSIGHKGMVYAAKALAATMVDLFEDEKTREAIQAEFKDKSKGEVYKPYIPDGPPPVPKN
- a CDS encoding DUF971 domain-containing protein, whose translation is MPTPLEIKKTGPHEITVRWDDGHVSIYAIKYLRSECMCANCVSEVTGLRVLDPRTVAEDLTVLSAEHVGRYGVKFLFSDRHDDGIYTWERLRDLCPCEECKAARQAAN
- a CDS encoding enoyl-CoA hydratase-related protein, giving the protein MAAHYRDIQVAVTDRVARITFARPPLNILTIAMMKEIVDAINRIAQTPDTCAIVFAASQASGAFCAGVSIEEHKAETVFQMLDGFHSIFRSLNAVSKPVIALVGGAALGGGCELAAFADIVIASGSARFGQPEIKLGVFPPVAAFLLPKVIGEKKAREMILTGELLTAEAAQSLGLVNHVVAENALEAKAEELLGAFRQMSVPGLEMARRAMVQTWGLGFDEALKRAEDIYLNELMSFKDPQEGVEAFIAKRPPRWKHK